CTTCCTCCTGCCTTGACGACCTGGATTCTCCCTGATCCCCAGGCAAATGACAAGACCAAATGTTAGGCAATTAATAATATAGCAGATGCTGTTTGGTTTCTGTGTTCTCCTATAGACTCCTGCTTCAAGGGCAAAATGGCGGTGTCTGATGCCAAGGTCTAAGGGAACTGGCAAATGCCTAGAACGTTGCCTAGCACATACTAGGTCTTCaaaaactatttgttgaatacctCTTGAATGAATGCTGATACTCCTCTGTCACTCTCTGCCTTCTTCCCTCAGCCTGGAAACAcccacacaaaacacacacacacatacacacacacacgaagttGAATCCACACTTGTTTATTGCAACCCCATTTGTAACTTTGCAAAACTAATAAGCACAACAGCAATTACTGCTAGAATACAGATTTCAATGGGCAGggcattttgttaattttgtacCCTAAACGCCCAaaacaatgcctagcacatactagGCTCTGAATATGTGTTTAATGCCGAATGAATTAaaaacctactatgtgccaggcgctgtgctaGATCGACTTCTGCCAACGACCCAATCGATTACTTCCACACCGGCGGCAGAGCCGCCCCCTGAGTCCTCCTACAGCCAGGGGCCGCTGTAGGAAACGCCTGGCTTCCTTCCCTCGTCACTCTTTGACCCCGGAAAGTCACTGCCCGGAGCTAAGATGGCAGCGTCCGTGGCAGCTGCAGCCCGGCGGCTGCGGCGGGCCATTCGAAGGTCGCCCGCATGGCTGGGCCCCAGCCATCGGCCGCTCTCATCCGAGCCCCCTGCAGCCAAGGCCTCGGCCGTGAGGGCCGCCTTTCTGAACTTCTTTCGGGACCGCCATGGCCACCGGCTGGTGCCCTCCGCCTCCGTGCGGCCCCGCGGCGACCCCAGTTTGCTTTTTGTCAACGCCGGCATGAACCAGGTGAGGGCCGAACCATACTGATAGGGAGCGGAGTTTGTGAGTTTTCCGGTGAGAACGACGCTGCAGGATTGGGCAAAAGAAGCGAGAGGCGGAGTTCGTAGCTTTTGGGGAAAGAGGGCGGTGCTTGGTTGGGTAAAGTGATGGGGTTACGGCGCTCAGAGTATAGGGAGGGCTTGTGGAGGGCTTGAACTGGGAACTTCTGAATTGGAATTGAGTATTGGGTCCAGAAATGGCTGGAGTGGAATCCCGTGGGGGCAGACTGGTGGGGTAAATCCCGTTTCATTTATtcgctcttttttttgttgttgttgttgttgttgagacggagtcttgctttgtcgccagggctggagtgcagtggccggatctcagctcactgcaagctccgcctcccgggtttacgccattctcctgcctcagcctcccgagtagctgggactacaggcgcccgccacctcgcccggctagttttttgtatttttagtagagacggggtttcatcgtgttagccaggatggtctcgatctcctgacctcgtgatccgcccgtctcagcctcccaaagtgctgggattacaggcttgagccaccgcgcccggctactatTCGCTCTTTAAATAAAGATAAcgctttcattaaatatttactgatcacCTGTTGGGTGCTGAGTACTATTCTCTAAGCTTTTGATTTTTATCAGCCACTTACCTTTTCTAGACTTCattgtcctcatctgtaaaataggggcGGCGTAAGTTAACCTTAGAGGCCGTCTGGGATCCCTACTAAATAAGTCTTAGTTTTGTACCCTGAAGTTATTGGGTGTAGTTGAAGAAGCCGAGACGGAGGATGCCACATTTCAGTGCCCTGTTTCCAGCTCCCAACACATTCCTCCTTTTACCTTGCCCATGTTACTAGCAGAGGGTCTCCGGTTCATGATTTATTTACCTCTTCTGTGCTCCCCACATACCAGAGATGGCTGTCTCCAGGCTCCCAGGTTGTCCTCCTAGACCAAGATTACAGTGCACTCTCAGGGGCACCATCAGCCTTCGGTCTGAACAGCCATCCCTATCCCCActccccacatttcccttctactGAGAAACTGGGAtatccctctcctcctccccaccatGTGCTTCCAGTTCAAGCCAATCTTTCTGGGCACCGTGGATCCACGAAGCGAAATGGCAGGCTTCCGACGTGTGGCCAACAGCCAGAAATGTGTGAGAGCTGGAGGACGCCATAACGACCTGGAAGATGTGGGTCGAGACCTTTCCCATCATACCTTCTTTGAAATGCTTGGCAATTGGGCCTTTGGGGGTGAATATTTTAAGGTGAGTCTCTAGGGAGCATTGATCAGCCAAGAAGGGAGTCAGTTTGTCCTGTTTCCATTGTACTATCTGCTGCTTAGGCAGGGCCTAATACCAGATGTGGAGGCAAAGTGCTAGTTGAGCAGGTGTAACAGGAATTACCTCGCTTCCCTGATTGGATTGTAAGTCCCTGAAGGGCAGAGACTCTGCTTCCTGCCTAATGACTACTCAAAAATTGTTGTTTGAGTAAATGGTCAAATAACAATGCTAAGGTACTTACTAAAGTTAAAGATCACTCCAGGCTAGAGTAGGCAGCGGATTTCATGTGAAAGTGGGACTTGTTCTGGGACTTGAAAGAAGATAGGATTTAGAAGAAGGGGAAGCTTTCTGGGCAGTAAACACTCAGAGACAGTAATGGTTCATGGCTTATTCTGGGAATAAGATGGCCACAGAAATGCTTCTGTCTTAAGTGGGGAGCTAAACTCATGTGGCTTGATTACTTCAGTGGGGTCTCCATCTCACccatcttcctcctcccaccccatgcTGGTTTCTGCTGCAGGAGGAGGCATGTAGCATGGCCTGGGAACTGCTGACTCAGGTCTATGGGATCCCTGCAGAAAGGCTCTGGGTCTCCTACTTTGATGGTGACCCTAAGGCAGGGCTGGAGCCAGACCTGGAGACCAGGCACATTTGGCTGAGCTTAGGGTAAGTCAACCCCCTACTTATGTTCATTCCTGGAGGGCAGGAGAACTGGATAATGGAGACTACCAGCACCAATCCTCAGAGTCTCAGCATTTCATTCCAGGATACTGTGGACTTAGCCCTGTTCTTCCTCCTGCTGAGCTTCAACTTGAGGGAGGGGCTGTCACGGCAGAGAGGGTCCCAGCTTCTGGGTCTGTCTATCTCCCACCACTCACCTGCCTTTCTCCCCAGGGTGCCTGCTACTCGTGTGCTTTCCTTTGGACCACAAGAGAACTTCTGGGAGATGGGGGATACCGGCCCTTGTGGACCCTGTACTGAGATCCACTATGACCTTGCTGGTGGGGTGGGAGCCCCCCAGCTGGTAGAACTTTGGAACCTGGTCTTCATGCAACACAACAGGTAAGGGGGTGCTGAAGCAGGACGAGAATCCCTGGCTAGAAGTGGAAAAGGTGGCAATTAGAAGACTTTGATCTGTTTCATAAGAAAACAAACACGTAAATggtgcttaccatgtgccaggcacaattcTCATCACCTTATAGATAATAACTGATTTAATTGTAGTCTTTGCCTGTGACAGCTTAAACAAGTCACTGCTGTTCTCTGTTGAACTTGATGATCAACAATTTGAGTTGAACTTGATGATCTCAGATTTTCTTCCAGCCTTGACATGTTTTTCTAGGGGCAAAGAATTCTGTCCCAAGATGGGATGTCTGCTGCCCAGGCAAGGGCCCAAGCAGGGGTGAGAGTGGAGATAGCTCTATATGAGAAAGGACGGGACCCCAAGGCCATCATCATCTGCTGTTGCAGAGTGGCAGGGGAAGATACTGATTGTCTGGTTCCTCCCATTGTCAGCCCCCTTGAGCTCCCCGCCACCCAACATTTCTCTACTCCACTTGGgcatctcacacctgtaatcctgagtGGGGCCTCACCTTGCACACCTTCCCTGGACAGAGAAGCAGATGGAAGCCTGCAGCCCTTGCCCCAGTGGCATGTGGACACAGGAATGGGCCTGGAAAGGCTGGTGGCTGTGCTGCAAGGCAAACACTCCACCTATGACACTGACCTCTTTTCCCCGCTGCTCCACGCCATACAGCAGGTGAGTGCCTCTTCCCTTCCAGAAGCCCTCCAACTTGCTCATCACAGCCCTCAGCCCCATTGCATTCCATCTTTGTTGAGAACTCAAAAGTGTTCCCAGCATCTGAGGACAATAACTGACCAAGAATTCCAAGACGTCAAGCAAGACACTGGGATTCATTACTTATTACCTGCTGTTCCTCCTAACTCCTtacctctttcatttattcagaaaatCCTTGTTGAATGCTTGCTTTATGTTAAGTCCTTTGTGTTTGGTACAGAAGACACAGCAGTAAGCAGGAAAGAGATCATGGAGATTATATGCTAGCATGAGAGATAGACAATAAATGTGTTAAAGAACAAAGTAATAGCTTACAGATTGAACAGGCAGTAAACATGGGTGAAAGTAACTAGGAAGAAGGAGGGATACAGAGGAATCTTAGATAAGGTACTTAGGGAAGGCTCACCAAGAAGATGACCTTTGAGCTGAGCCCCGAAGAAGGAGGAGTCAGCCACAAGAAGCtctttccaggcagaggggacagcagGTACCAAGGACCTTGGTACTGATGGATTAGATGGGGAGGGGAAAGAGGCATCAAAGATGGCTCCCAGGCTATTGgcttgagcaacacagtgaaTGGCATGACTGTTTACTGCAATGAAGAAGCCTGGGGAAGAGAGAGCTTTGGAGCTAGGTGAATCAAGCTCTCTGCTTTGGAGCATTTCCATGTGTGTATAGCTTATACCCTCCCCATTGCCCCCCAAGAAAGGGCTTGACATGTGCCAGAAACAAAAAGGTGGCCAGCCAGCTAAAGAAGAATCCCATGGGATATAATAGGAACATGTGTCAGTTAGCttttgctgtataacaaaccaccCTAATGCTCTGTGGCTTAATCACCAACCATGTATTTGCCCCCGAGTCTGTGAGCTAGAGTTTAGGCTGGGCTTAGCTGGCTCATTCTTTGGTCTTGTGTGAGCTCACTCATCCATCTGTGGTCAGCTGAGAGGCAGCTCCTCCTCTGGGGCTTGGCTGGCTGTCAGTTTGGAGGCAGTAGGGGTGACTGGGCCATGTGTCTGTCATCACCTAGCTGGCTGGTCTGGGCTTGTCCACATCACAGCTCAGCAAGGTTCCAAGACAGAGAGCAGACACATAGGCTTAGAACAGTGTTGTTTCCAGTATATTCTGtgggccaaagcaagtcacaaagcCAGCACAGATTCAGGGGATGGAGAAACAGAGTCTATCCCTTGATGGGAAACAGCTGTAAAGTCCCATTTTTAAAGTGGCATATGCATAGGAAAGGGCTATTTTTGTGAACAGTCTACCAGAGACAAGAGGGCAGAGTTCAGTCTTGTGGGCCTTGAAGTCCAAAGTGGGGCTTTGATTCTCAGAGTGGCAAGAAGGGTTCTaagagctgggcgcggtggttcacgcctgtaatcctagcacttggggaggcagagggaggtggttcgcttgagatcaggagttggagaccagcctggccaacatggcaaaaccctgtctactaaaaaatagaaaaatcagcaagGCGTGctgacacatacctgtagttccgGCCACTTaggagctgagacaggagaatcacttgaacccaggaggtggaggttgcaataaactgagatcatgctactgcactccaacctgggcaacagagtgagacttcatctcaaaaagcataaataaataaaaatgtacatcagatcatgccactccccACTgagaaccctttttttttttttttgagacagagttgctctgtcaaccaggctggagtgcagtggcatgatctcagctcattgcgacctctgcctcttgggctcaagcgattctcatgcctcagcctctagagtagctgggattacagccacccgcCGTCACAcaaaaaatctgtttatttttagtacagatggggtttcaccaagttggccaggctggtttgaaactcctgaccttgggtgatcacctgcctcagcctcccaaagtgttgtgattacaggtgtgagccactgcgcccagcatgaTGTACACTTTTAAAAGCCTACTCCTGTTGCTGTGTGGAGGATGAACTGGAGGGAGATGAGAGCAGAAACTTAGGAATCAATTGGGAGGCTATTATCGATCCAGGCAAGAACCACAGGGCATGACTTCGGCTAATAGCAGTGGAAGTAGAGACAAGTAGATTGAGTTGAgagatctcatggaggtagaagTGAAAGGATCCACGGATGGATTACAATGGGTAGGGGAAAGAATTCAAAGATGGCTCCCAGGCAATTGATTTGAGCAACACAGTGAATGGCATGACTGTTAGATGAAGAAGTTTGGGGAAGAGAGAGGTTTGGAGCTAGGTGAATCAAGCTCCCTGCTTTGGAGCATTTCCGTGTATGTAGTTTACACTCTCTCTCCCTGCCTACCCCCACAAAAGATGGGAGAGGCAAGAACAGGTAGTGGAAAGCACCTGGAGTCCGACAGGCCCGGCTGAGATCTCAGATCTGCTCCTTGAGAGCTGGGTAGCCTTGTGTCACTGAgttcctctgagcctcagcttcctcttctgtaaagcAAGGATACTAATACCTCCTGGAATGGGCTGTTTTGGGGATTAGAGGTCATGTTGTTCAAGTTCTAACCAGTTCTGATAGTAGAAATTCAGTAAATGATCACAGATATGTTCACTTGTAGCACCAAATATGagccccatgagggcagggcctggctcCTGCTCATCCGTGAGGCTTCTCAGCCCAGGACTGGACTGGCAAGGCCATTCTGGATGTGGTTGGCTTTAGGGCTGAGGGCAGATGCTCTAGAGGCGATAAAGAGCACCTGCCTGGGCCAGTTCAGGCAGGGCCACTGGCTgactctttctctcctgcttcccAGGGCTGCAGGGCACCCCCTTACTTGGGCCGGGTAGGGGTGGCAGACGAGGGGCGCACAGACACAGCGTACCGCGTGGTGGCTGACCACATCCGCACACTCAGTGTCTGCATCTCTGATGGCGTCTTCCCTGGGATGTCAGGTGCCCCGTGAGTCTGGAAGGGCTACAGAGAGGACAGGGGCTGCTGGGGGTCGCaggtggaggagggaaggaagaggagaggtggGTCTGGTTGAGCTGTAGGAggaatggggagagggagagcttTGGGGTGGGAGCACACACTGTGGATCTTGTCCCCATATTGCTGACCATGAGCTGCTAGGGGTTTATGTCTGGGCTCTGAACCCCTTTAGGCTGGTTCTTCGTCAGATCCTCCGTCGAGCTGTGCGTTTCTCCATGGAGATCTTAAAGGCACCACCTGGCTTCCTAGGCAGCCTGGTGCCTGTAGTGGTGGAGATATTGGTAAGGACAGAGCTTCTTCTCCACTGTGGGCCTCCCTGGGCACTTCGGGGAGCCTACCACTGAGCCTAGACAGTGCCCCCAGCCTGGGTGCCCAGAGGTCCCCACCCTAAATGTCCAGCCCAGCATCCTATCAGCAAGCTAAGAAAGCTGTCCTTGCTTACAAGAAGCAGGAAAACTTGAGGCTCCTTGTCCAAACTGCTGAGCCTTTGACCTCATGACCCCCTTCTGCCACCCTACAGGGAAACCAGTTCCCCATTTGagtccctctcccagcccctcaaTGTGTCTGAGCCTCCAGGGCAGGTGTCCTCAGGGAGGCccagggtggggaggtgggggtagGTTGGTTGCCTTTCACACCTCCTCAGCCCTCTCCACCTCCCCCAGGGAGATTCTTATCCAGAACTGCAAAGGAACTCAGCCCAGGTACTGGATGCCAGTGGGAGAGAAAGGGGTTGATGGGAGAGTTGTGGAGAGAGACCCTCCTTCCAAGGAGACCCAGCTCCACTTCTGCTCTGTCTGGTTCAGATTGCCAACCTGGTGTTAGAGGACGAGGCAGCCTTCCTGGCCTCCCTGGAGCGGGGTCGGCGGATCATTGATCGGACTCTGAGGACCCTGGGACCTTCAGATATGTTCCCTGGTCAGTGGGATACCCAGCCCATGCACAAGGGACTTGCTGAGACTCGCCAGGGTGGGCAGAGGAGGGAGCTCTGGGCCAGCCCCCTGCCTCAGGTCCACCCCCAACCTCTGCCCAATGTTCCTTTCTCCCTGGACTCTCCTTCCATACCCAGACCCCTCTGCAGCAGGAACACCACCCTGCCTCGCCGTGTGTCCACACTGCCCGGCTAGCCCTGCTTCCTGCTTTCCTAGGTTGGCTTCATGCATAGACTGAGCTTCCCTCCTCCCTTGAAATGACCTGTGCCCAGGGAGTACCCTGGACTACCCCCAGCTCTGGCCTTGAGGCATGAACCCTGAATATGACCCCTCTCCTGAGGCTACCCAGTATGGAGGGGGTATTTGTGTTTGGCATCTGGTGGCTTCTGCGTGGTTAGAAGGGCCCTGGACCTtatttttctccccttctttgTCTAATCACTCCCCTTGTCAACActctttgtcttcctttcttgAAGCTGAAGTGGCCTGGTCCTTGTCACTGTCTGGAGACCTGGGGCTCCCCTTGGACATGGTAGAGCTGATGCTGGAGGAGAAAGGGGTCCAGCTGGACTCCACTGGACTGGAGCAGTTGGCCCAGGAGGAGGCCCAGGTACAAGCTGTGGCACCCCCACGCTGGGTTCTGTTGGgacaccccttccccagccctgagCTCCTGGGGGAAGAGCTGTGGATATTGAGAGAAATCAAAAGTCTGAGATAAGATCTGTCCCCTCACCTGGGAGGTTTCTAAAACCTCAGGCCACAACCTGTAGAAAGCAACACTAGCCAATGAGCTAAACACAGGAGCAGAAGCCAGCACAGCTTCCTGGAGAGGGGCCTTCCAGGGGCAGCAGTGGGCAAGAAGGCCTAATCCCGAGGATCCCACATGATGGATGGTTCACCAACTAGCCCAGGGGCTCTAGCAGCCAGCCAAGCCCTGAATTCTTATTCCAGAAGGGCTGCAGAGTCCACAGCTGTGTGACAGGAACAGGGCCCTGCGAGGCTGAAGTCCCACTTTCATTCTCCATGTACTTCCTCCGTGCCCATCCTGCAGCACCAGGCACGGCAGGCTGAGCCGGTTCAGAAGCAGGGATTGTGGCTTGATGTCCATGCACTGGGGGAGCTGCAGCGCCAAGGAGTGCCTCCAACTGACAACAGCCCCAAGTACAACTACTCCCTGCGACCCAACGGGAGTTATGGTGAGAGCCTGGACCGAGTCCTGCCACCACAAGCTTGCCTGACCATGACTGAGAAGAATGTCCAAGATAGTTGCTGCTAGCCCCTATGTATTCCCCAAGATGGCCACCAGGGGTCTCTGTGGCCCTCAGCTGGAAGTGCCCTGCGGGGTGCCTGTTAGCCCCAAGGCAGACCCACCTTCAcgtccccagcccctgcccaccaCTAATAACCATTCTGTTCCCTGGCAGAGTTCGGCACCTGTGAGGCCCAGGTGTTGCAGCTGTATACAGAGGACGGGACAGCAGTGGCCTCTGTGGGGAAAGGCCAGCGCTGTGGCCTCCTCTTGGACAGGACCAACTTCTACGCAGAACAGGGGGGCCAGGCTTCAGACCGCGGCTACCTGGTGCGGATAGGGCAAGAGGTGAGTCTCCACCACAACCCAGGCTGATTTCTGTGGGTGGCAGACCCAAGCCTGGGTGGGAGCCAAGGGGAGGGAAAGGCTACAGGCACCCTGACCCTTACCCTCCCCCAGGACGTGCTGTTCCCAGTAGCCCGGGCCCAGGTCTGTGGGGGTTTCATCCTGCATGAGGCAGTAGCCCCTGAGTGCCTGCAGATCGGGGACCAGGTGCAGCTGCATGTGGATAAGGTAAGGATCCTCCCTGACTGTTCCCAATACCCTGCAGCCCTtcactctccccaccccctgccctcaCCCAGGACCGTGGGTGACAAAAGTATTTCAGGCCTGGCGTCTAGGCTGCATGGCGAAACACACGGCCACCCACCTGCTGAACTGGGCACTGCGGCAGACCCTGGGCCCtggcacagagcagcagggctcCCATCTCAATCCTGAGCAGCTGCGCTTGGATGTGACCACCCAGGTGAGCCCGGCACAGAAAGACAGGCTTCATGTGAGGTGACAGGCTTAAAGAGAGACAGCCTGCTGTGAGCAGGTTGCCCTTAGAGGCCTGGGCTCTAGGCCCAGCACAGCCACCCAATCACTATGGGACCCTGGGCAAGTCCTTTCCCCTTGGGCTCCTCGTGCACCAGTGAGGAGTCAGGCTACAGAGTATCTAGGGCCTCGCTCAGCTCTGATGTGGGATTCTGAAGGCCCTCCAGCAGGGGCCCTCCCTTCACCTCCAGCCACTCCTTCCTTGTTTCTACTGTCACCCGAGACATTCTTGCTCAAACTGGGCTGCCCTCTCCCTCTGCTGCCACCCTGTCTCCCTGCCCTTCTTACACATCTGGCTCAAATCCTTTCTCCAGGAAGTACTTGCTGGCTAATCCCCATCCCACCTGCTTATTCCCTGCCCCTGCATCCCCTCATCCTGTAGTTCTCTCTTCCATTGGGCTGCCCCTTGTAAGCTCCATGTGGGTACAgcctcctttttctgtttcttcaactTTTCGTGCCTAGTGAAAGGCCTGGAGCTTCCAGTAAGCCCAACTCCCAGATAGCTTTCTAAGGAAAAGAATTGTCTGCTCAGctagtgtttattgagcacctatcatGTGCTAGCCACTATTCTAGAACCTGGGGATAGCTCAGTGAACATTGACCATGTTTCAGTGCATCAGTTACAGGTGTGGGGCTGACTGCATGTTTGTCTTTCCatttcctccccacccctccagaCCGCATTGACCCCAGAGCAGCTCCGGGCGGTGGAGAACACTGTGCAGGAGGCCGTGCAGCAGGATAAGCCTGTGTACATGGAGGAGGTGCCCCTGGCGCTCACTGCCCATGTCCCTGGCCTGCGCTCTCTGGATGAAGTGAGTTGGGGAAGCCCTTTTGGTGGAGATCTGGGGCCTCCTTCAGGCATACCTGGAGGCTTTATCGTTCTCCTTTGGCAGTTAACGGGCCTGTCCCCTCTTGACCTCAGATTTACCCAGACCCTGTACGGGTGGTGTCAGTGGGGGTGCCCGTGGCCCATGCATTGGACCCAGCCTCCCAAGCCGCACTGCAGACCTCTGTGGAGCTATGCTGTGGGACGTGAGTCACTCCTTTGTGCTGCCTGGCCCAGGGGCCCCAGATCCTCGCCCTTCCCTTGGTCTTTGGAGCCATCAGCCCTTGATGGGAGATGCACTCTGGCCTCTCCCTTGTCTCCTGTCATGCCCCCTGACTTTctgttccctccttcctcccacagGCACCTGTTACGTACAGGGGCTGTAGGGGACCTGGTTATCATCGGGGACCGCCAGCTTTCCAAGGGCACTACCCGCCTGCTGGCCATCACTGGGGAGCAGGCCCAGCAGGTCAGCTTGCCAGTAGGCCTGGAACTTCTGGGTTGAGTGGGTGCATGGGACACAGGCAGGTGACATGCTCGGGCTCAGGGGTGCCCAGCAGCAGAGCCAGTATTAATACTTGCACACCAATGTGGCCATATCAGCTGTTGGCAGCTGGCATGTGTTTTATTTGGTGCTGGTGCCTTGATTGGTCTTGATTGTTATCTCTTATTTGTCCCTGACCAGTAATGAGAGGCCTTGTCCTGGGGAGATGAATGTAAGCCTGGCGGCCCTGACCCTCCTGTCCCTTCCCTGCAGGCCCGAGAGCTAGGCCAGAACCTGGCCCAGGAAGTGAAAGCAGCCACTGAGCGACTGAGTCAGGGGAGCCGGGATGTGGCAGAGGCACTGAGGCTGTCCAAGGACATAGGACGACTCATTGAAGTGAGGGCCACGCCTGCTGTGGAGCTGTTCCCCACCCTCTCCTGACCCTATTCACTCCCCTATTCCTCCCTGGACCCCTCCAGACTCTCCCTAGCACTCCAGTCGGGTTGGGCTCCAGCTGGCCCAGATGTTTGTCTACAGGGTGGGTGTCTTCCCTGGCCCTGCTGGTCCCTACCTCAGAGACTATGGCTCAAGGAAGGGCAGGAGTGATGCACTGCTTCTGGCCATAGGCTGTGGACACTTCTGTGATGCCCCAGTGGCAGCGGCGGGAGCTGCTGGCCACGCTGAAGATGCTGCAGCGGCGTGCCAACACTGCCATCCGTAAGCTGCAGATGGGGCAGGTGAGAGAAGGTTTGGCTGCACCCATGTGCCCAGAGACACTCCAGCACATATACTGAGAAGTCTCAAGGGCTGGGGCATGGGGGTGAGTCAGAGGCTGTGCAAGGACATGGGGACGGGGTGGTGGCAGCTTCTTCCTTCTCCCGCCAGCTGAGAACCATCACCCAGGCCATTCCCCCACTTCTGTCTCTTTCAAACTGTGTTTCTCCCCCAGCTCCCAAGTCTGGCTCAGGCCCCCCAACCCCGGAAGCCTGCTGACTTGATTAGTGCCATTCAGCCCTGATTACACCTCCACTGTGGATCCCCTTTCTCCCGCCCACTCCTGGTCCATCTGTGCTCTGACCTTCCTCCTTTCACCTTCAGCGACCTATTTGTAGGGGCCTGAAGCTATGATGAAAGGAAAGTGGTGAGGGAGGTGAGGAAGGACACATGTGGGACCCAAAAAGGAGGCCACCCTAGGCAGAGTCCCTGCCCCCTCTGCCTAGAGCTGATGACCTTTGGGGTGGGTGGGAGAATCAGGGTATTGCTTAGCTGGGTCTCAGTTCAGAGGTGGGGGCTAATTGGAAACCTGCCTCTCAGCCTGACCCCTCTGCTCATCCTTCCTGCCCCATAGGCTGCAAAGAAAACTCAGGAGCTGCTGGAGCGGCACTCGAAGGGGCCTCTGATTGTGGACACAGTCTCTGCTGAGTCTCTCTCAGTGCGTGCTGGCCAAGCGGGGCTGCCCCAGGGTCTGAGAAGGGCAAAGTCCCGACCAGGAAGTAGCTAGGGGTCTGGGAAGCTATGGGCTCACCATCTGTCTTTCATGGTCCAGGTGCTGGTGAAGGTGGTACGGCAGCTGTGTGAGCAGGCCCCCAGCACATC
Above is a genomic segment from Piliocolobus tephrosceles isolate RC106 chromosome 5, ASM277652v3, whole genome shotgun sequence containing:
- the AARS2 gene encoding alanine--tRNA ligase, mitochondrial isoform X3, with product MAASVAAAARRLRRAIRRSPAWLGPSHRPLSSEPPAAKASAVRAAFLNFFRDRHGHRLVPSASVRPRGDPSLLFVNAGMNQFKPIFLGTVDPRSEMAGFRRVANSQKCVRAGGRHNDLEDVGRDLSHHTFFEMLGNWAFGGEYFKEEACSMAWELLTQVYGIPAERLWVSYFDGDPKAGLEPDLETRHIWLSLGVPATRVLSFGPQENFWEMGDTGPCGPCTEIHYDLAGGVGAPQLVELWNLVFMQHNSPLELPATQHFSTPLGHLTPVILSGASPCTPSLDREADGSLQPLPQWHVDTGMGLERLVAVLQGKHSTYDTDLFSPLLHAIQQGCRAPPYLGRVGVADEGRTDTAYRVVADHIRTLSVCISDGVFPGMSGAPLVLRQILRRAVRFSMEILKAPPGFLGSLVPVVVEILGDSYPELQRNSAQIANLVLEDEAAFLASLERGRRIIDRTLRTLGPSDMFPAEVAWSLSLSGDLGLPLDMVELMLEEKGVQLDSTGLEQLAQEEAQHQARQAEPVQKQGLWLDVHALGELQRQGVPPTDNSPKYNYSLRPNGSYEFGTCEAQVLQLYTEDGTAVASVGKGQRCGLLLDRTNFYAEQGGQASDRGYLVRIGQEDVLFPVARAQVCGGFILHEAVAPECLQIGDQVQLHVDKAWRLGCMAKHTATHLLNWALRQTLGPGTEQQGSHLNPEQLRLDVTTQTALTPEQLRAVENTVQEAVQQDKPVYMEEVPLALTAHVPGLRSLDEIYPDPVRVVSVGVPVAHALDPASQAALQTSVELCCGTHLLRTGAVGDLVIIGDRQLSKGTTRLLAITGEQAQQARELGQNLAQEVKAATERLSQGSRDVAEALRLSKDIGRLIEAVDTSVMPQWQRRELLATLKMLQRRANTAIRKLQMGQVLVKVVRQLCEQAPSTSVLLLSPQSMGKVLCACQVAQGAMPTFTADAWALAVCSHMGGKAWGSRVVAQGTGSTTDLEAALSTARAYALSQL